Proteins from a genomic interval of Medicago truncatula cultivar Jemalong A17 chromosome 3, MtrunA17r5.0-ANR, whole genome shotgun sequence:
- the LOC11406097 gene encoding psbQ-like protein 3, chloroplastic encodes MELRTFTLQPNMTHLFPKFTCCVKPYNFQHLHQKNFSLKISRRNLGLIFSGECIFRTKGANAFDFGLVVPDQTVEEAQNVVRVHAQDLLQVRDLLESKSWKIAQKELRRSSALLKKDIYTIIQNKPGSERSQLRVLYSTLFNNVTRLDYAARDQDGPEVWQRYENIVVAVNEILSRI; translated from the exons ATGGAGTTAAGAACATTTACCTTACAACCCAACATGACACACTTGTTTCCAAAATTCACATGTTGTGTCAAACCTTATAATTTCCAACATTTACATCAGaagaatttttcactgaaaatcAGTAGAAGAAATTTGGGGTTGATTTTTAGTGGAGAGTGCATATTTAGGACAAAGGGTGCAAATGCATTTGATTTTGGACTTGTTGTCCCTGATCAAACAGTTGAAGAGGCACAAAATGTAGTGAGAGTTCATGCACAAGATTTATTGCAAGTTAGAGATTTGTTAGAATCAAAGTCATGGAAAATAGCACAAAAGGAATTGAGAAGAAGTTCAGCACTTTTGAAGAAGGATATATACACCATAATTCAAAATAAGCCTGGAAGTGAAAGGTCACAGTTAAGGGTACTCTATTCTACTCTCTTCAACAATGTTACTAGA CTAGATTATGCAGCAAGAGATCAAGATGGACCTGAAGTGTGGCAGCGTTATGAGAACATTGTTGTAGCTGTGAATGAAATTCTATCAAGAATATGA
- the LOC11411331 gene encoding cold-responsive protein kinase 1 yields MRPKHNLLTLTITLLCSWSLTKADPQTSLINKGCSQYNATNLSNFYQNLNATLLDLKSQVRNDSKHFATAQSARGANPVYALFQCRNYLSNSDCAACLAVADAQIRNCSAGSNGARVIYDGCFLRYESNGFFDQTTQPGNSMICGSQAANGATAFNAAAQQVLEDLQTATPKIPGFFAATKTQVVGTGNAIYAIAQCAETVTQSGCLDCLTVGFTNIQSCFPNTDGRAFDAGCFMRYSEKSFFADNQTIDIAPFLKQGGSSKKRAIIGGVVGGVALVVILLALFAWFRLKKKPKKLPRGDILGATELKGPVTYRYKDLKSATKNFNDENKLGEGGFGDVYKGTLKNGKVVAVKKLILGSSGKMDEQFESEVKLISNVHHRNLVRLLGCCSKGQERILVYEYMANSSLDRFLFGENKGSLNWIQRYDIILGTARGLSYLHEDFHVCIIHRDIKTNNILLDDDLQPRIADFGLARLLPEDQSHVSTKFAGTLGYTAPEYAIHGQLSVKADTYSFGVVVLEIISGQKSGELRDDVDGEFLLQRAWKLYEEGRHLELVDKTLNPGDYDAEEVKKVIEIALLCTQATAATRPTMSEIVVLLKSKNFMEHMKPTMPVFVNSNLRPRTDTSTSTASSTSNATAATSILSAR; encoded by the exons ATGCGACCAAAACACAACCTCCTTACCTTAACAATCACCTTGTTGTGTTCATGGAGCTTAACAAAAGCTGACCCTCAAACAAGTTTAATCAACAAAGGTTGTAGCCAATACAACGCAACAAACTTATCCAATTTCTACCAAAATCTAAACGCAACTTTGTTAGACTTGAAATCACAAGTACGAAATGATAGCAAGCATTTTGCTACGGCACAATCAGCTAGAGGAGCAAATCCTGTTTATGCTTTGTTTCAGTGTAGGAATTATCTCTCTAATTCTGATTGTGCTGCTTGCCTCGCCGTCGCCGACGCACAAATTCGGAATTGCTCCGCTGGTTCCAACGGTGCCCGTGTTATCTATGATGGTTGCTTCCTTAG GTATGAGAGCAATGGGTTCTTCGACCAAACAACTCAACCTGGAAACAGTATGATATGTGGAAGCCAGGCAGCAAATGGAGCCACTGCTTTTAATGCAGCTGCACAACAAGTGTTAGAGGATCTACAAACTGCAACACCAAAAATTCCTGGTTTCTTTGCAGCTACCAAAACACAAGTTGTTGGAACTGGAAATGCAATCTATGCTATTGCACAATGTGCTGAAACAGTCACTCAAAGTGGCTGTTTAGATTGCCTGACAGTTGGATTTACCAACATACAGAGCTGTTTTCCTAATACTGATGGTAGGGCATTTGATGCTGGTTGTTTTATGAGATACTCAGAGAAATCCTTCTTTGCTGATAACCAGACCATTGATATTGCACCCTTCTTAAAACAAG GAGGTTCAAGTAAGAAAAGGGCCATTATTGGTGGTGTTGTTGGAGGTGTGGCCCTTGTTGTGATCCTCCTTGCACTTTTTGCTTGGTTTAGGCTCAAAAagaaacccaagaaacttcctAGAG GTGACATATTGGGAGCAACCGAGTTGAAAGGTCCTGTTACTTACAGGTATAAAGATTTGAAGTCTGCAACAAAAAATTTTAACGATGAAAATAAACTAGGAGAAGGCGGTTTTGGAGATGTATACAAG GGCACTCTGAAAAATGGTAAAGTAGTTGCTGTCAAGAAACTGATTCTAGGCAGCTCCGGCAAGATGGATGAACAATTTGAAAGTGAGGTGAAGCTCATAAGTAATGTTCATCATAGGAATCTAGTTCGGCTTCTCGGATGTTGCAGTAAAGGCCAAGAGAGAATCCTTGTTTATGAATACATGGCAAACAGCAGTCTTGACAGATTCTTATTTG GTGAAAATAAGGGTTCCCTCAATTGGATTCAAAGGTATGATATAATTTTAGGCACAGCAAGAGGTCTATCCTATCTGCATGAAGATTTCCACGTTTGCATCATACATAGGGATATAAAGACTAACAATATCCTCTTAGATGATGATCTTCAGCCTAGAATTGCTGATTTTGGATTGGCAAGACTTCTACCAGAAGATCAATCTCATGTTAGCACAAAATTTGCAGGAACATT GGGATACACTGCACCAGAATATGCAATTCATGGTCAGTTATCAGTGAAGGCTGATACCTACAGTTTTGGTGTTGTAGTCCTAGAAATCATAAGTGGCCAAAAGAGTGGCGAGTTGAGGGATGATGTTGATGGTGAATTCCTCCTTCAAAGG GCATGGAAACTATATGAGGAAGGTAGACACTTGGAGTTAGTCGACAAGACATTGAACCCTGGTGACTATGATGCAGAAGAAGTGAAGAAAGTTATCGAGATTGCTTTGCTTTGCACTCAAGCAACAGCGGCTACAAGGCCAACTATGTCAGAAATAGTAGTTCTACTCAAAAGCAAGAACTTCATGGAGCATATGAAACCAACCATGCCTGTCTTTGTTAACTCTAACTTGAGGCCTCGGACCGATACCTCTACATCTACTGCTTCCTCTACATCTAATGCTACTGCTGCCACTTCTATATTATCAGCTAgatga